TCATGAGTTTTGTAatgctgatttttaaaatttttttaatcatatttggCCAAGTCAATTTCATCGGTTttcaacattttgtttttaaaattgagaacttttttgtttcatccttgcattttctttttaaactaatacaCAACATATTAACAATGCAtttctaattgatttttattcttttattgtcacttttttcttgtattaaCATACACGTTTTGTATGTTTTCTTGTATGTTAACTAGTAACATAGAAAACTGTCATTCTTTAcgttaaagttatatttcagaaccaagaccaattttttttctgttttgatttttttttgttaacttttctatttatcagcatttttattgtgacagtattttttaatgagcaTTTCTAATGAAcctgattcttttattttctcttttttttttttttttgttaaaatatggcattgtaaaaaagttaaattaagatttttaaccttaaatcttttgtttaaaaattaagattagtCTTTGTTTTGGTTTCTATCTAGCTATTCTATTTGGTTTCTATTTGTCAaagaacttttgtttttaaaggcTAATTTATTATGATCCAGCAATTAAGAGGGTTTCTATTAGAATTTAATGATTTCCTTGAAAATATGGTAATGAGAAAACTGAAATGTtcagctttaaatttttccttcaaaaattaggattgattttttttatttctgtttggtttttgtataaaatctttgttttttctGCAGGTGGTTTTATGGTAGCTCTGCATTTTTATAAGCATCTCCGATAGACATGATctcttttcatgtttttttttctccagaaaatgatatttttagcattaaaattttgttggtaCTTTTCTATTTCACCAGCGCAGGAGATAAAGTCGTCAATGCAAAGTTACTAAGTacaagtaaattaaattgtgttttttttttaagtttttcttttaaaaaataaataaatacataaaatagcCTAAGTTACTTGCACTGACGAAATGGAAAAGTGccgttttgttttaaaaattaaaaagttattatttttctatttctttcttttttgttttttttcaactttacaacttcagttttcattttctttaattgctgttagtcagtttttttttatcttaaatatttgtaattctcTTAATGTCTTATTATCTTAGACATTTCTATTAAAGTATTTTCCCTTGACCCCATATCAATATAATACagctaagttttgattatttttcaatgactgatcttatttctgtataaaaaataatatttattaatgatttttttcataaaatgtttttttgctaTTTGGCCGCTAAACATTATTCAGCCAAATTCAAACTATTCAGCCAAATCACTATTCGTTACACCTCTACTTCATATTATGATATCACCCTCTGCTGTAACTACTAATTacctaaaaaacttttattttaggaTTAAGCTTTTGATTGTTAACTACATAGCTTCTTAGTTTACTCCTCTTTCATTTCATGTCGGCTATCTAAGTAATTGTCTGAGGATTATTCCaagaatatatttcttacagtaatttattcttttaatgttttctgactcttattattttagtttttgtatttacgtgttttatgtttttgtacttaaattttattattttatgcttttaactTATAGCTTCCTGTGAAAAAATGCAGAGCGTAGCTCGTTCATTACTGCGATATGGAAATCAGCTCGTCCTGAAGAAAATTTCTCCTCAACGCACAAATGTGGGTATGATTTATACTTCATCTACTTATAAAAGTGACAAATTATTTGTTCACAGAGATACAGATAAAAACAACCCTGAAATTCCTTTTGAATTCACACCAGAAAACTTAAAACGAGCTGAATCGATTATTAATATCTATCCCGAAGGCCACGAAGCTGCGGCTGTCATTCCTTTACTAGATTTAGCCCAACGACAGTACGGTTGGTTACCCCTATCTGCTATGCACTATGTCGCTGATATGTTGAAAATGCCCCGTATGAGAGTATATGAAGTTGCTACATTTTATACAATGTTTAATCGGGATCCTATTGGCAAGTACCATGTTCAAGTGTGTGGTACTACTCCGTGCATGTTACGAGGAGCTGAAGATGTCACCGATAGATGCAAAAAGAATCTTGGTGTTAATGTTGGGGGTACAACGAAGGATGGTATGTTCACTTTGAATGTTGTTGAATGTCTTGGAGCTTGTGTCAATGCACCAATGCTccaaattaatgataattattatgaaGATTTGACTGTTGAGGATGTTGATGAAATACTTGATGATTTAAGAGCTGGTAGAGTGCCGAAAGCTGGTCCTCGCAATGGAAGACTTGCTTGTGAGCCTGCAGGAGGGTTAACTTCTCTCACTGAGCCACCCCCTGGACCTGGGGTTGGCGTTCGATCAGATTTGTAAGCAAATTATTAgttgtatataaaattgtatttatgtagtaattttaaaaattaataaaaggaattaaaaaaatatatatatattggtattttttgttgtagatatattttttgctactaGATATTAAAAATCGTTTCAGTAATATCgctaaaacatgaaaataagaaaaaaatactgatcttttttataattcaatatcaTATTCTTTTTCACAAtcaagtaaatataattatttaaataaaaaatagtgtggAAAACatatagaaacattttaagtgtagaaattttacattttaaacatgtagtataagtaaaatattatgatttgggcaagctttaaaattgtgttaaatattatataatactgcattcatattttaatgtttactcTTCTCAATGTGATAGTAATAGAATCTAAAAATTTAGGTAATATCACATGTGTGTTTGCCTTTTAATTTAACTGCCTCTAAGACACTTATTCATATACTGTGTgttatgtaaattataaaaatattattaaaattttttaaataatctttaaaatattaatattttatattatacttaGTTCTGAATATGTAACAACAGTGGCTTTAGAACCCTAGCATATCAGAGTTCTTGGAAGTAGGTTAGCATCAAACAAAAGAAGGAAATTACGAGTTTTGCCTAAATATCTATCAACAACATTTTAACGTGcatttagatatatttattaaaaagttatgagcatattttaatgtaatttttttgtttttcataaaaaaggtgttaaaaaaatgtatctttatcCTGTGATATACACTGGGGCATAAAagacttataaatttaaatctgctTCTTAAGTTGATATAGTAGtatgatataaataatgttttgactgtttgacatcaaaaaatttcaattttcttttcatatttattttcagagtaacaattttcaataacaacagttttttcatatttatttttggtaacaAAGTTAGAGACCAATGTTCCCCCTCTAGCAACCCACTATTCATTTGGatggttaaaaattttgtccTCCTCAAAGTACTTGTCTTGAAgagcataacttttttaaataaattcttagttTATAAAACTCCATTCTACATTGGGAAAGGAATAGGGAACGACACTGTTGCAATGTATGCGATTCCACATAAAGTCAAAAGTCTAAAACTAGCAATGACCTCATGTCTAGGACGATGAGATACAGGGCTTACCCGTAACCTAAGTCATAAGTCATTTCTTAAATAACTGCTTTTCTTTTGTTCCTTTTCATTATAGGCATTAGATTAGGACCAGTGACAGGATGGCTAAGGAAAAGAACATCCGGAATTACCCCATACtactaactaaaataaaacatacaattttaaaggtgaaataaaaatgcttgcataaattat
This window of the Parasteatoda tepidariorum isolate YZ-2023 chromosome 4, CAS_Ptep_4.0, whole genome shotgun sequence genome carries:
- the LOC107447810 gene encoding probable NADH dehydrogenase [ubiquinone] flavoprotein 2, mitochondrial, with amino-acid sequence MQSVARSLLRYGNQLVLKKISPQRTNVGMIYTSSTYKSDKLFVHRDTDKNNPEIPFEFTPENLKRAESIINIYPEGHEAAAVIPLLDLAQRQYGWLPLSAMHYVADMLKMPRMRVYEVATFYTMFNRDPIGKYHVQVCGTTPCMLRGAEDVTDRCKKNLGVNVGGTTKDGMFTLNVVECLGACVNAPMLQINDNYYEDLTVEDVDEILDDLRAGRVPKAGPRNGRLACEPAGGLTSLTEPPPGPGVGVRSDL